Proteins from a single region of Methanoculleus taiwanensis:
- a CDS encoding HEAT repeat domain-containing protein translates to MAIFDRFRPNIGQLKEQKDIDGLIEVLASRDEAIRREAAVALYSLGAAAVPVLVARLERSGQADRRWISEGLIAAGAPVFPLLLALLIQIPEDAQETMADALAGVGTAALDTFIPALHHTRPAIRQGAAIALSGMSPQGIPPLREALGDSDTRVARAAARSLARLKWKPSEQDDTATYHFLRGDYGELVKLKRGAAPVLIRGLADKDPRVRRDSARALGKLSEAPAIPALVRALDDPDILVRTAVIEALGEIRDPRARPPLLKTLEKDCHQVRMEAAWALDRLGWKPESVLQKVQYLIAKEQWNALVGMGRPAIDPLIHALKEDHSGVRSGATEALKKIGSPALEALARGCRSKDPVLAKAAVRAVAVIRQWNEAEARARPVVERSDRYDRELKEGLGVQKRFEERFGRPTFQTKKSGAERPTSASPEQPSPPDSASPVQPQKPEVSLSQLIEENRRAMQAWTKAKEELREAAVEQAPALSLDHLLPPEFEEEIFDALPDDEDASLVQGDEKEEMLTTFDLPDPVQPRETPEREESEAALTPLERYLKALQDGSEEVRAAAIEALRGMGDAAVDALIGALRDKSYVVRIAAAEALGDMGGTRAVEPLIGVLTDTDQDVRIAGAAALGRLRDRRAVRPLINLCSDPYVGVRHAAADALAAIGDGALEALLAALTDPAAIVRVAAARALGSMKDPRAVPALIERLSDPGPEVRWSAAQALGDIGAPAAAALSLVLRGGLKIERLAAIDALWKIADDRATEALLGALHDDDPDVREKASQALKRRDVLDVWRRALGEQVEAASAESKKKKKKKKKSISEEDAKAFSEHGQQEIANLIRGLREKTWTSQLGAATRLIMMGRPAAEGLIRALRDEDPEIQTAAAGVLGEMREVAVEPLMNALADDDGRIRIVAARNLGKIGNDRSIETLIAGLHRERDAEVRAVIAEALGYMGKKMAIEPLTLALRDRDEAVQIAAARSLGYIGDRRAIEPLLQALNDVDDRVRHAALEALKDPGGLVQDHLLDALRHGDRELKLGVAEALESLGWTPGNEAEQVYYLIARERWAEVERMGAVAIETLAQELNNLSADVRISAVKTITRIGGTDAVAPLLRALRDDHFAVRRRAERALIEMGETARGRLTESLATAEPELAETIRRILRETEA, encoded by the coding sequence ATGGCAATCTTCGATAGATTCAGGCCGAATATCGGACAATTAAAAGAGCAGAAGGATATCGACGGCCTGATAGAGGTGCTGGCGTCCAGGGACGAGGCTATTCGGAGAGAGGCCGCAGTCGCACTCTACAGCCTCGGTGCAGCCGCCGTTCCCGTGCTGGTCGCAAGGCTTGAACGGAGCGGTCAGGCCGATCGCCGGTGGATCTCGGAGGGGCTCATAGCCGCCGGTGCGCCTGTATTTCCACTGCTCCTTGCTCTTCTCATTCAGATCCCGGAGGATGCGCAGGAGACCATGGCCGATGCACTGGCCGGGGTGGGAACAGCCGCTCTCGATACGTTTATTCCGGCACTTCACCATACCCGGCCGGCGATACGGCAGGGAGCGGCGATCGCTCTCTCGGGGATGAGTCCGCAGGGAATCCCGCCGCTGCGGGAGGCACTCGGCGATTCCGATACCCGGGTGGCCCGTGCGGCAGCCCGTTCGCTTGCACGCCTGAAGTGGAAGCCGTCCGAGCAGGACGATACGGCAACCTATCACTTTCTTCGGGGTGACTACGGCGAACTCGTCAAACTCAAGAGGGGGGCAGCTCCGGTCCTCATCCGGGGGCTCGCCGACAAAGACCCCCGGGTCAGAAGAGATTCGGCACGAGCTCTCGGGAAGCTCAGCGAGGCTCCGGCGATCCCGGCGCTGGTACGGGCGCTCGACGATCCGGACATCCTCGTGCGAACCGCGGTGATAGAGGCGCTCGGGGAGATCCGCGACCCCCGGGCGCGACCTCCTCTTCTTAAGACCCTTGAGAAGGACTGCCACCAGGTGCGGATGGAAGCGGCCTGGGCACTCGACAGGCTGGGCTGGAAACCGGAGAGCGTACTCCAGAAGGTCCAGTACCTGATAGCGAAGGAGCAGTGGAACGCGCTCGTCGGGATGGGGCGACCGGCCATTGATCCACTGATCCATGCACTGAAGGAAGATCACTCCGGTGTGCGGTCCGGGGCGACTGAGGCGCTTAAAAAGATCGGATCACCGGCGCTCGAGGCGCTCGCCCGCGGATGCAGGAGCAAAGACCCCGTCCTCGCGAAGGCGGCAGTCCGCGCTGTTGCGGTCATCAGGCAGTGGAACGAAGCGGAAGCGCGTGCCCGGCCGGTCGTCGAGCGGTCGGACAGGTACGACCGCGAGCTCAAAGAGGGGCTCGGCGTCCAGAAGCGGTTCGAAGAGCGGTTCGGAAGACCGACCTTCCAGACAAAGAAATCCGGTGCCGAGAGACCAACGTCCGCAAGTCCGGAGCAGCCGTCACCGCCGGACAGCGCATCTCCGGTTCAGCCACAGAAACCCGAAGTCAGCCTTTCACAACTGATCGAAGAGAACCGGCGGGCGATGCAGGCATGGACGAAGGCGAAAGAGGAACTCCGGGAAGCAGCTGTGGAACAGGCACCGGCACTATCCCTGGATCACCTGCTGCCGCCGGAGTTTGAAGAGGAGATCTTCGACGCGCTCCCCGACGACGAGGATGCATCGCTCGTCCAGGGGGACGAGAAAGAAGAGATGCTCACCACCTTCGATCTCCCGGATCCGGTGCAGCCACGAGAAACTCCGGAGAGAGAAGAGAGCGAGGCTGCGCTCACCCCTCTTGAGCGCTACCTCAAGGCACTGCAGGACGGCAGCGAAGAGGTCAGGGCTGCTGCGATCGAAGCATTGCGAGGGATGGGGGATGCGGCAGTCGACGCCCTTATCGGTGCGCTCCGGGACAAGAGTTACGTCGTCCGGATCGCTGCCGCGGAGGCGCTCGGGGATATGGGAGGGACGCGAGCCGTCGAGCCGCTCATCGGAGTACTCACGGACACCGACCAGGACGTCCGGATCGCCGGAGCAGCAGCGCTCGGCCGGCTCCGCGATAGAAGGGCGGTCAGGCCGCTTATAAACCTCTGCAGCGATCCGTACGTCGGCGTCAGGCACGCGGCCGCGGATGCCCTCGCAGCGATCGGGGATGGGGCACTCGAAGCCCTCCTCGCGGCTCTAACCGATCCGGCAGCGATAGTCAGGGTCGCCGCCGCACGAGCACTCGGGAGCATGAAAGATCCGCGGGCAGTCCCAGCGCTGATCGAACGGCTGAGTGACCCGGGGCCGGAGGTGCGCTGGAGCGCTGCCCAGGCGCTCGGCGATATCGGCGCACCGGCCGCCGCCGCACTCTCGCTGGTGCTCAGGGGCGGCTTGAAGATCGAACGGCTCGCGGCGATCGATGCACTCTGGAAGATCGCCGATGACCGGGCGACGGAAGCGCTGCTCGGCGCCCTGCACGACGACGATCCCGATGTGCGAGAGAAGGCCTCGCAGGCGCTGAAGAGACGCGACGTCCTCGATGTCTGGAGGAGAGCGCTCGGGGAGCAGGTCGAGGCGGCGTCCGCGGAATCGAAGAAGAAGAAGAAGAAGAAGAAAAAGAGCATTAGCGAGGAGGACGCAAAGGCGTTCAGTGAACACGGGCAGCAGGAGATCGCAAATCTCATCCGGGGTCTTCGGGAGAAGACCTGGACGTCCCAGCTCGGGGCGGCAACCCGGCTGATTATGATGGGCAGACCCGCCGCAGAAGGCCTGATCCGGGCGCTCAGGGATGAAGACCCCGAGATCCAGACGGCCGCTGCCGGCGTTCTCGGGGAGATGCGCGAGGTCGCCGTCGAACCGCTCATGAATGCTCTTGCGGACGACGACGGCAGAATACGGATCGTTGCAGCGCGGAATCTTGGAAAGATCGGAAACGATCGGTCAATTGAGACGCTCATCGCCGGACTGCACCGCGAACGCGACGCCGAGGTCAGGGCGGTCATAGCCGAGGCGCTCGGGTATATGGGAAAGAAGATGGCCATCGAACCCCTCACGCTCGCTCTCCGCGACCGCGACGAGGCCGTTCAGATCGCCGCGGCGCGGTCTCTCGGGTATATCGGTGACAGGCGCGCCATCGAACCCCTGCTCCAGGCGCTCAACGACGTCGACGACCGCGTCCGCCATGCCGCGCTCGAGGCGCTGAAAGATCCGGGGGGACTTGTGCAAGACCATCTCCTCGACGCCCTCAGGCACGGCGACCGGGAGCTGAAGCTCGGCGTTGCGGAAGCACTCGAAAGCCTCGGCTGGACACCAGGGAACGAAGCGGAGCAGGTTTACTACCTGATAGCGAGAGAGCGCTGGGCCGAGGTCGAGCGGATGGGGGCGGTCGCCATCGAAACACTCGCACAGGAACTCAACAACCTCTCGGCCGATGTCCGGATAAGCGCCGTGAAGACGATCACCCGTATCGGGGGGACGGACGCGGTAGCGCCGCTCCTCCGTGCGCTCCGGGACGACCATTTCGCCGTCAGGCGGCGTGCGGAACGGGCACTGATAGAGATGGGCGAGACGGCACGCGGCCGTCTCACCGAGAGTCTCGCCACCGCAGAACCGGAGCTCGCAGAGACGATCCGGCGCATCCTCCGGGAGACGGAGGCATAA
- a CDS encoding glycosyltransferase family 4 protein, giving the protein MESLKIAFFCWESLHAERVGGLANAATNLAETLARTHEIHFFTRGRGDGEEINGVQYHYCQPTGNDIIDYCGRMSRDMVERFRGQDRTPFDVLHFHDWHVVEAMHHLQERETVFTYHSTEYGRCGNTVGDGWAYREISGKEWYGGLIAKRVTAVSSTLRSEAMQLYNVPDWKIDVVPNGVVPQEYRTNVNPDDVKREHGLDPDEPLLLFVGRLAWQKGPDMLVDAVPTLLQHHQDGKILFVGDGDMRGALEERSEKLPVQFLGHLADADHLRLLNAADVVVIPSRNEPFGLVLLEAWSAGRCVVASDVGGLGENIEHGTDGVKVLPRPESIAEGLLSVADSPARIAAMGRQGREKVEQQFRWETVAKRVAETYRNTAAKEHLIC; this is encoded by the coding sequence ATGGAAAGTCTGAAGATTGCTTTTTTCTGCTGGGAGTCTCTCCATGCCGAACGGGTCGGAGGACTTGCCAACGCAGCAACCAACCTCGCAGAGACACTCGCCCGTACCCATGAGATACACTTTTTCACGAGGGGGCGGGGAGACGGCGAGGAGATCAACGGAGTGCAGTACCACTATTGCCAGCCCACGGGTAACGATATCATCGATTACTGCGGCCGGATGAGCCGTGACATGGTCGAGCGGTTCCGGGGACAGGACAGAACGCCCTTCGACGTCCTCCACTTCCACGACTGGCATGTCGTCGAGGCGATGCACCACCTGCAGGAGCGGGAGACGGTCTTTACCTATCATTCAACGGAGTACGGGCGATGCGGCAACACCGTCGGAGACGGATGGGCATACCGGGAGATATCGGGGAAAGAATGGTATGGAGGGCTGATTGCGAAGAGGGTCACGGCGGTCTCCTCGACGCTCCGCAGCGAGGCCATGCAGCTTTATAATGTGCCGGACTGGAAGATCGACGTGGTCCCGAACGGCGTGGTGCCGCAGGAGTACAGGACAAACGTCAACCCGGACGACGTGAAACGGGAGCACGGACTCGACCCGGACGAACCTCTTCTGCTCTTCGTGGGGAGGCTCGCCTGGCAGAAAGGCCCGGATATGCTCGTCGATGCGGTGCCGACGCTTCTGCAGCACCACCAGGACGGCAAGATCCTCTTCGTCGGGGACGGCGATATGCGCGGGGCGCTCGAAGAACGTTCAGAGAAACTTCCGGTACAGTTCCTCGGCCACCTCGCCGACGCCGATCACCTCCGCCTCCTGAACGCGGCGGATGTCGTCGTCATCCCGAGCAGAAACGAACCCTTCGGTCTTGTGCTCCTCGAGGCGTGGAGCGCCGGACGGTGCGTCGTGGCATCGGACGTCGGCGGCCTCGGGGAGAATATCGAGCACGGCACGGACGGCGTCAAGGTGCTCCCGAGGCCCGAGAGCATCGCCGAGGGGCTTCTCTCGGTAGCGGACAGCCCGGCCAGAATCGCTGCAATGGGAAGGCAGGGACGGGAGAAAGTAGAGCAGCAGTTCCGGTGGGAGACCGTCGCGAAGAGAGTTGCCGAGACCTACCGGAATACTGCGGCGAAAGAACATCTCATCTGCTGA
- a CDS encoding Mut7-C RNAse domain-containing protein → MSRRSTEKTGSGVRFLADRMLGTLTRYLRFMGYDTMSASSLTRGNTREDTVLLEIAAESSRILLTRDKELARRGGDAAVYIHSEDVLDQVRQLVEAGLIRPEIRMSRCSVCNARLRPATEREIRETTYAPVGCADTDFFWCAGCKKLYWMGSHGEHLIRRLRGISLL, encoded by the coding sequence ATGTCTCGAAGATCGACTGAAAAGACCGGAAGCGGGGTGCGGTTCCTCGCCGACCGTATGCTCGGGACGCTGACCCGCTACCTCCGCTTCATGGGCTACGATACGATGAGCGCAAGTTCGCTCACCCGGGGCAATACCCGCGAAGATACCGTCCTCCTCGAGATTGCGGCGGAGAGCAGCCGAATTCTGCTCACCCGCGACAAAGAGCTTGCCCGGAGAGGCGGCGATGCGGCCGTCTATATCCATTCGGAAGACGTCCTCGACCAGGTCAGGCAGCTCGTCGAGGCCGGGCTTATCCGGCCGGAGATCCGGATGAGCCGCTGCTCCGTCTGCAACGCCCGTCTCCGCCCTGCAACGGAGCGGGAGATCAGGGAGACAACCTACGCCCCGGTGGGCTGCGCCGATACGGACTTCTTCTGGTGCGCCGGATGCAAAAAACTCTACTGGATGGGGTCGCACGGCGAGCATCTCATACGGCGGCTCCGGGGCATCTCCCTCCTCTGA
- the amrS gene encoding AmmeMemoRadiSam system radical SAM enzyme yields the protein MHEARLYEKLEGGTVHCSLCPHRCTIREGKQGVCGVRINRGGTLYAATYGKISAEAVDPIEKKPLFHFLPGSLCYSLGTIGCNFHCSHCQNWHISQATLEQQMLRDLAPEEGVRRAVETGSASISWTYNEPTIWHEYPLAMGSLARQQGLGTVYVTNGYITEEGLREVAGMLNAFRVDIKAFSDTFYKKVCGGKLEPVLDATILAHELGLHVETVTLVIPGLNDSIEEMDSLIRWVLEHLGPDTPMHFTRFHPDYKMQDKGPTSVAQLEKIYEHAKSLGMHYPYLGNVMNHPYENTYCPECGAVAIERTGFATRVVGVEDHRCTACGGSITYVSKID from the coding sequence ATGCATGAAGCACGACTGTACGAGAAACTCGAAGGCGGGACGGTACACTGTTCGCTCTGCCCGCACCGCTGCACCATTCGCGAAGGGAAGCAGGGTGTCTGCGGCGTTCGGATAAATCGCGGTGGAACGCTGTATGCCGCTACCTACGGCAAAATCAGCGCCGAGGCGGTCGATCCCATCGAGAAGAAACCGCTCTTTCACTTCCTCCCGGGCAGCCTCTGCTACTCGCTCGGCACCATCGGCTGCAACTTCCACTGCAGCCACTGCCAGAACTGGCATATCTCCCAGGCAACCCTCGAGCAGCAGATGCTCCGAGACCTCGCTCCTGAGGAAGGAGTGCGCCGGGCGGTCGAGACCGGCTCTGCGAGCATCTCCTGGACCTACAACGAACCGACGATCTGGCACGAGTATCCTCTCGCCATGGGATCGCTCGCCCGGCAGCAGGGGCTCGGCACGGTATACGTCACGAACGGCTACATAACCGAGGAGGGGCTCCGCGAGGTCGCGGGCATGCTGAACGCCTTCCGCGTAGATATCAAGGCCTTCTCGGATACCTTTTACAAAAAGGTCTGCGGCGGAAAGCTCGAACCCGTCCTCGACGCCACGATACTCGCCCACGAGCTCGGTCTGCACGTCGAGACCGTGACCCTCGTCATTCCGGGGCTGAACGACTCCATCGAAGAGATGGACTCCCTGATCCGGTGGGTGCTCGAACACCTCGGCCCCGATACCCCGATGCACTTCACCCGGTTCCACCCCGATTACAAGATGCAGGATAAAGGCCCGACCAGCGTTGCGCAGCTTGAGAAGATCTACGAGCACGCAAAGAGCCTCGGCATGCACTACCCGTACCTCGGCAACGTCATGAACCATCCTTACGAGAACACCTACTGCCCGGAGTGCGGTGCGGTCGCGATCGAGCGGACGGGGTTTGCGACCAGGGTCGTAGGAGTCGAAGACCACCGGTGTACGGCCTGCGGCGGCAGTATCACGTATGTCTCGAAGATCGACTGA
- the pyrH gene encoding UMP kinase: MKRIVISLGGSVLVPNLESNNIERYVAVLKKIAEKCRIFIVVGGGGEARRYIGAARSVGIDEATADELGIMVTRLNARLLVGGLGTAAYPRVAENYTEAKEFAETGKIVVMGGVTPAQTTDAVSAVLAESVGADLLINATSVNGIYSADPNKDAGAVRHERLTSGQLLEIIAHGRLNAGANTVLDIVAGKVVERSGIPLLVLDGRDPENLARAILKGEFVGTIVGDAGSCPLPV; encoded by the coding sequence ATGAAGAGGATAGTCATCTCACTCGGCGGCTCGGTTCTAGTCCCAAATCTTGAGTCGAATAATATAGAACGGTACGTTGCCGTTCTCAAAAAGATAGCCGAAAAATGCCGGATTTTTATTGTGGTCGGCGGCGGCGGAGAGGCACGCCGTTATATAGGGGCGGCGCGATCCGTCGGCATCGACGAGGCGACGGCGGACGAACTCGGTATTATGGTCACGCGCCTGAACGCACGCCTGCTCGTCGGCGGACTCGGAACGGCTGCATATCCCCGGGTGGCCGAGAACTACACCGAGGCGAAGGAGTTTGCGGAGACGGGGAAGATAGTCGTCATGGGCGGGGTCACTCCGGCGCAGACGACCGATGCCGTCTCGGCGGTGCTCGCCGAGAGCGTCGGTGCGGATCTTCTCATCAATGCCACCTCGGTCAACGGGATCTACAGTGCCGATCCGAATAAGGATGCGGGCGCCGTCAGGCACGAGCGGTTGACGAGCGGTCAGCTCCTCGAGATCATTGCCCACGGGAGACTCAATGCCGGCGCGAACACCGTTCTTGATATCGTCGCCGGGAAGGTCGTCGAACGGAGCGGCATCCCGCTCCTGGTGCTGGACGGCCGCGACCCCGAGAACCTCGCAAGGGCGATCCTGAAGGGCGAGTTCGTCGGCACGATCGTCGGGGATGCGGGCTCCTGCCCGCTGCCGGTCTGA
- the nth gene encoding endonuclease III, which yields MDPDTACAIYRRLSKHYPIVGGRTNFIPFDNPFESLILTILSAQTTDRSVTAVRDALFSRYPTPEALAAASPAEVEPIIRTIGFHHAKAAYIVGTAQKIVESFGGEVPRTMDELRSLPGVGRKTANIVLSHAFGINIGIAVDTHVKRVSHRLGMTDSRNPDIIERDLMALLPEGTWGEVNYLLIRHGREICTARNPQHDACFLRDLCRYYAEEVRAKSP from the coding sequence ATGGATCCGGATACGGCATGTGCAATCTACCGGCGCCTTTCGAAGCACTATCCTATCGTCGGCGGCCGCACCAACTTTATTCCGTTCGACAATCCGTTCGAGTCCCTTATTCTGACCATCCTCTCCGCCCAGACCACCGACCGGTCGGTCACTGCCGTGCGCGATGCGCTCTTTTCGCGGTACCCGACCCCGGAGGCGCTCGCCGCTGCCTCGCCTGCAGAGGTCGAACCGATCATCAGGACGATCGGGTTTCATCACGCAAAAGCTGCGTATATCGTCGGGACGGCGCAGAAGATCGTCGAGTCGTTCGGCGGCGAGGTGCCGCGGACGATGGACGAACTCCGGTCGCTGCCCGGCGTCGGGAGAAAGACCGCGAACATTGTTCTTTCCCATGCCTTCGGGATCAACATCGGGATCGCCGTTGATACGCACGTTAAAAGGGTCTCGCACCGTCTCGGGATGACCGATAGCAGAAATCCCGATATCATCGAACGCGATCTTATGGCGCTCCTCCCCGAGGGGACCTGGGGTGAGGTGAACTATCTCCTCATCCGGCACGGCCGGGAGATCTGCACGGCCAGAAACCCGCAGCACGATGCGTGCTTTCTCCGTGATCTCTGCCGCTACTATGCAGAAGAAGTGAGGGCGAAAAGCCCCTGA
- a CDS encoding inorganic phosphate transporter: MELVILIGVALALLFNFANGLNDAANSIATIIATKALTPLQAVALAGIFNLVGPLLFTTAIAQTIGKGIVDPMFLTPPLILVGLIGAVLWVFVTSYLGIPVSSSHALIGGLLGAGIAGAGVSAIRWPTLEIVELVVIYGLIGAVLGMAALAALALYHKEPVSRYVALGALIGVTLTFPVLIATGIIKISGILAVLVFIVVSPMLGLISAFAFALIVVRTVRNYPPQRLNNIFRNLQIFSGSFQAIGHGSNDAQNAMGIITALLLAGGLITEFSVPLWVILASAFAISLGTLLGGWRVIDKMANKITKIRPYQGFCASTSAGAVLSLMTAFGVPVSTTHATTGAIMGVGATRGYSAVKWGIVREIVAAWVLTIPAAAIVAWLCFLVYQAIWL, from the coding sequence ATGGAACTCGTCATACTCATCGGAGTTGCCCTTGCGCTGCTCTTCAACTTCGCAAACGGGCTCAACGATGCTGCAAACTCCATCGCCACCATCATCGCCACAAAGGCGCTCACCCCGCTTCAGGCAGTGGCACTCGCCGGCATCTTCAATCTCGTCGGCCCGCTGCTCTTTACGACCGCCATTGCACAGACGATCGGAAAAGGGATCGTCGATCCCATGTTCCTCACCCCCCCGCTCATTCTGGTTGGCCTCATCGGTGCCGTCCTCTGGGTGTTCGTCACCTCGTACCTCGGCATCCCGGTCTCGAGCAGCCACGCGCTCATCGGCGGACTGCTCGGTGCAGGCATTGCCGGCGCGGGTGTTTCGGCGATACGCTGGCCGACGCTGGAGATCGTCGAACTCGTGGTGATCTACGGGCTCATAGGAGCGGTACTCGGCATGGCCGCGCTGGCAGCCCTCGCCCTGTACCACAAGGAGCCCGTATCGCGGTACGTCGCTCTCGGCGCCCTGATCGGGGTGACGCTGACCTTTCCGGTGCTCATCGCAACGGGTATCATCAAGATCAGCGGCATCCTCGCGGTCCTCGTCTTCATCGTCGTCTCACCGATGCTCGGGCTCATATCGGCATTCGCGTTCGCGCTCATCGTCGTCCGCACCGTCCGGAACTACCCGCCCCAGCGGCTGAACAATATCTTCCGCAACCTCCAGATCTTTTCGGGCTCGTTCCAGGCGATCGGCCACGGCAGCAACGACGCCCAGAACGCGATGGGTATCATCACGGCGCTGCTCCTTGCCGGCGGGTTGATCACCGAGTTTTCCGTCCCTCTCTGGGTCATCCTCGCCTCGGCGTTTGCCATCTCGCTCGGAACGCTCCTCGGCGGGTGGCGCGTCATCGATAAGATGGCAAACAAGATCACCAAGATCCGGCCGTATCAGGGTTTCTGCGCCTCGACGTCGGCGGGTGCCGTCCTCTCGCTCATGACCGCCTTCGGCGTGCCGGTCTCGACGACCCACGCCACGACCGGCGCGATCATGGGTGTCGGCGCGACCCGCGGCTATTCCGCGGTAAAATGGGGTATCGTCCGCGAGATCGTCGCCGCGTGGGTTCTGACGATTCCGGCAGCCGCGATCGTTGCCTGGCTCTGTTTCCTGGTCTACCAGGCGATCTGGCTTTAA
- a CDS encoding DUF47 domain-containing protein — protein sequence MGIKEWVVPQDRIFFDLLEKQAETVVKGADLLVELVEDYTNVKEKVQLMKDIEHEGDEITHEIYEQLNRTFITPLEPEEISRLASALDDILDYIDGTAQQMHSYCIKETDDAMIELAKLIQVSVVEVEGAVKGIRTIKDPKNIEERCIEVNRLENIADGVLGRAIRNLFTTSDAITIIKLKDIYENLELATDKCEDAANILSDIAIRHS from the coding sequence GTGGGAATCAAGGAGTGGGTTGTACCGCAGGATCGGATATTCTTCGATCTTCTGGAGAAGCAGGCGGAGACGGTCGTCAAAGGGGCCGATCTCCTGGTAGAGCTTGTCGAGGACTATACGAACGTTAAAGAAAAAGTCCAGCTGATGAAGGATATCGAACACGAGGGCGACGAGATCACGCACGAGATCTACGAGCAGCTGAACCGGACGTTCATCACGCCGCTCGAACCCGAGGAGATCTCCCGTCTGGCATCGGCACTCGACGACATTCTGGACTACATCGACGGCACCGCTCAGCAGATGCACAGTTACTGCATCAAAGAGACGGACGACGCCATGATCGAGCTTGCGAAGCTGATCCAGGTCAGTGTCGTCGAAGTGGAGGGTGCGGTCAAGGGCATCCGGACCATTAAAGATCCGAAGAACATCGAAGAACGGTGCATCGAGGTGAACCGGCTCGAAAATATCGCCGACGGGGTGCTCGGAAGAGCTATCCGGAACCTCTTCACGACGAGCGATGCAATCACCATCATCAAACTCAAGGATATCTACGAGAACCTCGAGCTCGCCACCGATAAGTGCGAAGACGCCGCCAATATCCTCAGCGATATCGCCATCAGACACTCCTGA